The Solanum pennellii chromosome 11, SPENNV200 sequence atgaaacgtaaaataaaagttagaacGAATGTACTGAACGTCTACTTGAAAAAGTAGACGTTTATGACCGCCGAAAGCCGaacgtggaaagttgaaaattgaattttgaagctccaaatctAATTTCCAAAGACCAAGTAAGGCAACACCgaaatttaagatattatatattatagaatTAGAGATTAGAGATAGAGAGTAGAGAGCTGAGAGAGTAGAAGATGAATAGATGATAttgtgatttaaaagaatgaaatttaggggtatttataagtaaaaaaatgggttaaagtgtaatttttaaaactttagggTATTAAAAAGGTTAGGGGTGGGGTAGGGGCCCTATTGGATGAATTTCTATTCAAATAGCCGTTGGGGGGCCCACTAGCCGTTACCCAACGGCTAGTAACggctatattaaaaaaaaaaaaatttaaccgGACCgaccggaccggaccggtaaTTACCGGAACCGGTAAATTTCGGAACTTACCTAATTCCGTCCCGGTACCTGTTTCGGAACCGGAAATTTCCGGTACTAACCGGTACCGAACCGGACCGGGACGGACCGGACCGAAATCCGGTAGGTACCGGTTCCGCTGCCACACATACTtgtatgtaagataatataatGTTATAGTTTTAATGATCATATTAAATTTCAATACAAGACgtaaataattttactaatatgacaaataaaaataaatggagCAATAATAAAACATACATGTTTATTTTGTGTGTGAGTGCTAATTGGCATGCCATATGAGATATTCTCAAGTTTTGTCctagtaataataaaaagaattttgtattaagttaatttttagcTTCccttgatataattttttttttaaagtgattttcATTTTACCTCAATATTAGttgaattattattcatttttaagaTCTACTATAATTGAGATTACtttgactttttcttttatgtattattttccTTGTATCAGGTATCTTATAAATTTGATGCTACACATTTTTTATTACATTACATTAGATCAAGCATATGTGTCAAATAATGCAAACAGCgatcataattaattatataataaatttcaattctttctaaagttaaaataaaatagaatttgAATAACATATcagaataatatatatatatatatatatatatatatatatatatattaaaaatgtctAAATTAGTACAATATTACATATTAGGCCTACTTCTTAGGCTAGTCCAGTTAACCATTTTTACCCTCAACCACAcacattaaacaaaaaaaaaagagtaccTAGAGAACTGAAACTTTCTTCACAatcttaaataatttattttcataaaaatatccCAAGATTGTATAGTAACATTGGAAAAAACAACAGAAAAAGAGAACAATAATGGTTAAAGAGACCATCAACTGTGTAGACATAGTAGTAATTTAACTAGCAACAATAACACGTTCAACGTAATATTACtaataaagttaaaagaaaagagTATGATATAGATGGACTTTACCAATGAAAAAAAGAGCTAGTAAAATACAAACACCTGAACACTTTAAGTTTCGCATGTCTTAGCTTTTTCAAGACACCTAAAATTCATTAGACTACAACACATTACTGTGTTAAGAATGTCcagaatatattatttaactacTTTGCTTATCATTTTGCTTTTATATACAATATACTTTTTTCGACAAAGGATGTCCAATTAATGTAGCTCCGGCCCTGAACTTCATGTTGGGTTCTGAAGAGGTGATTAAAGTGTCATACAGAAGTTTATAATTCGCAAATCATATGATCGATAAATTAGATGACAAAAACTTATACtgaaaacataatattattatatgaaaaactaatataaagaaaaacattgAAATTGTAGAGAGAATAAAATCTCCCCATAAACAAAAACCTCTAAACGACTATATTGTGGATTCTATTGTTATGCTTTAACTTTCTTCAAGGTAAAAATAAAACTGAAATATGATAAGAAAATCAGGACAATATTCTAATAAACTAACTTTTTATACGATATATAGATTATTTTCGATAGAAGGTGGAAATGGTTAGTAGTAATAATTAATAAGCAAAGGTCCACAAAACCACAATTCAGAATTCTGCATAACAAGAAAAGGACTCTTCCCTCTTTTTACTCCACACTCCACTCCCCCACCTGTTTTCACATTTCATTATTCCAAAGCACacacacataaaaaaattaaagcccACTCTGGCTGGCTCTGAGActtaaaaaagagtaaaaaagaGAGATGctcatgtatttattttatttttacttataaaaaCCAACACATTACCCTAttatctcttatttttatttgtcatggcCAAAAAAAGCAGAGGAAATCCCAGTATCAAACACACCAAAAccagtaaaaaaaaagaagaaaaaccaCATTCATGGGCAGTTGTAAGAAGCCTATTTACTTGTAAACATCTACAAGTAATTACAAGACCAGATCATAGCCAACAACAAGTAATactaaaagaagagaaaaactcAAAAGTTCAACACGAAGGtgaaaacaataacaacaagtGCAAGAAATTGAAGTGTTCTGGCTCTATATGTAGCAACACAAAGGTCATGCATAGGTCTGAGCCATCGCCATCGCCTCCCAAAGGGCGTAAATTAAATGGCACTAGTAGTTTTTCTTCTGCTTCTTCGTCTTCATTACTCTCAACCACTTCACCAGCTACATCGTCCTCGATTAGAGGAATGCCATTTAGGAAACTTTCAGGTTGTTATGAATGTAGAATGGTTGTTGATCCAATAGCTAGGGATCCTTCTTTGAGATCAAATATTTGTGGTGAATGTGGacatatttttatgaaagttgAAAATTTGGAACTTCATCAAGCTGTTAGACATGCTGGTATGTTACTACTCTCTCTCtgtccacttttatttgtcatattgcattttttaaagtcaatttaactaatttaaataaaaaatttggatATTCAAAAAcgatatgaaaagtactataaattacatttcttttgcatataaaaaataacattttaaaatgttaatcaaagttcttatagtttgactctaaaaaatgAAACTACAACAAACAATATTGAACGGAGAAAGTACTTACTACTACTCTCTTCGTTCCATATTAGTTCATCATCTTACTAATAACAGTTATTCCATATTAGCTGTCCATCTTATTAACATAAGATGGATTAGTAAAATTATCTggttatttatgatttttgacgAACTAATATGAGATATAGGGAGTATTTTGttactaaatttttattttattttaatttctctgTTTCATCAATATTggttattactttatttttaaaaagggatCTCTTTTTCCTCAATTCTTTGGTCAGACTTTTCCATGTAGCCTCGAACTTCATGACTCTTGTCTCCCTCTGGctgattgaaatattttatatttagtacAATTTTTTGGGTAGGGAGTGAAGTCTAGTCACAATTATTGTtactaaatatttcaaataatataatgtatAGTACTCATTTCATAgtgtttaatataatataatatcaaatatgTACTTATAATatcatttcttcaaaaaatttaagtcattgttataaaatataattaaataataaaaatttgttttctctcgttgtttaaatttttagattAAATATCACATATTTTAACGGTTTTATCACCAGTTTCCTAGGAAGTCCCTATTAATTACTCCCTCAGTTCACTTTTACTTTTctgttatttcaaaattatattttcacttttaactttattttcaaCATATCAAGAACAACCTTTTTTCCATGTTTTACCTTCGGTGTTAACTTTTATCTtcaagacataatacataaatgtacCATTTAACTTGACCTCATTTTACGTTTATGTCCTCCAACTTTGGATATGCACAAATAaatacttaaacttgtataaagttgaacaagtaaaTACATGAGTCGTACATGATATAATACATGTAGGACATCACGTAggaaaaaaatgacatgtaggatgtcATAAaagacatgtgtgtctatttgttcaactttatacaaatttaaatatttacttgaacatacccaaaattaaagaacataaatatgatatgaagtcaacttaaaagacatatttatgtattatacctattttcaaatcattttcCAAAACCTAATAAATActatacataatttaataagGTGAGTATAATGAAATAGTCATGTTAATCACTATATTCTTAATAAGTATTTTAACTCGAAATGTTACAAGTAAAAGTGAGACACTACCATCCACTTAATTCCATATCTCTCATGCTACCCTATTtcgtttcttctttttcattttagatGTACGCATCcataatttctcaaaagttcGAGTGTCTTTTGAAAACAACCTTAATAAAGTTCACTTTATTTGTGATATTTCactgaatatatatataattgttgttATGATATATACAATGGAAAATGTTACTAATAATATGAATTGACAGTATCTGAATTAGGTCCAGAGGACACAAGTAGAAACATAGTGGAAATCATATTTCAATCAAGTTGGTTAAACAAAAAGACCCCAGTATGCAAGATAGACAGAATCTTGAAAATCCACAATactccaacaacaatttcaagATTTGAGGAATATAGAGAGGCTATTAAGGTTAAGGCAACTAACCTTGTCAAAAAACACCCACGTTGTATTGCTGATGGGAATGAATTATTAAGGTTCCATTGCACAACATTCATGTGTTCACTTGGCCTAAATGGTTCCTCAAATTTGTGCACTAGTATACCTAATTGTAATGTATGCAATCTCATCAAAAATGGATTCAAGCTCTCTACTACTACTCATCATGGCACAAAGAAAGGTAATTAACTACTTATTGTTCGAAAATCGATCGACTTTCTTTTTAGGTATAATAATACATAagtatgccctttaacttgctTTCGAATcatatttatgtccttcaacttttgGATGTGCAGAAGTAgacatttaattttgtataaagttgaacaaatagacatacaTGTCCTACATTgacatcctacatgtcatttttcatcgtacgtggtgtcctacatgtattgtgtcatgtaggattcaggtgtctacttgttcaactttatacaagtttaagggTCTGCTTGTGCATATCCAAAGTTGGAGAACATAAACGTAAAATGAGGCCAAGTTAAAGGGtgcatttatgtattatgccttttttatatacttttgaGTTTTAATGGTCAAAATCACACCTAAACTATCTTTTTTTTCTCGCAAgattcatacataaattattcatAGTTGCATACTTCAACCATCACTCCCTTTGTATTAAGATGAACCTTGATGCTGAGTTGACCTACATGCGTCTGGTAATAATTAGGAACAAATATTAGATCAACTCAGTATTGAGGTGTGTTTTAAACGAAAGGGAATGATAGAGAATAATGGATAGTTGAAGTATGTAACTCACAAAAAAATGGATATTTCAGACGTATTTTTGACCATTAACTCTATATTTTTACTACTTTTGGATCGcgtaaataataatgatttcGCATAGGTATATTGACGACCGCGACGAGCGGGAAGGCGCATGACAACGCAAGAGTTGTGGAGGAGGAGATggtggaggaggaggaggagaagaggGCAATGTTAGTTTGCAGGGTAATTGCAGGAAGAGTGAAGAAAAATTTGGatggaaataataataataataacaatagtaataatttgGAGGAATATGATTCTATTGGTGGAGCTGCTGGACTTTATTCCAATTTGGATGAGTTGTATGTGTTTAATCCTAAGGCTATATTGCCTTGTTTTGTTGTAATTTACAAAAGTTTCTAGTCACATTgtactaattaataattaatatgttatCATTTTCCTTGATATTCTTGTTATGTcacaacaatatttttcatttgttttgtttcaaatgaatgaaaatgcATGTGTTAATTTGAAATGTATAAAGTTTAATTTGATTATGCTTACTCTACCAAGATAATACTCGCTCGGTCTCAATTTACTTgacattttttgtttttcaaagagTCAAACTggaaatctttaatttttttgaaataaaatctatatatttgtaaattatataaaaaatattataaatcgcAAGAATTGATAATTCACACAATTAAAAGTCATACGAAAAATTTacgataaaaattaaatttatttagattttaaaatctgaaaagtgtcatataaattgagaacGAAAATgtagttatgttttatataagAATAACTTTTGGAATATTCTAAAGTATCGTTAAATCAAGTGAATTGGGTAATGCTTAAGGACAAAATATATAACACTTTTGTTCTCTAACtaaagtatttttctatttttaaatcattGTTATTTTACCCGTAAAACGGTACATTACatttgaatttcttaatatGGTTTAAAAGAACACTGATTGAATTGATCTTGTAATGAATTAATAAAcgaaataaatgataaatttgactctaatttacaaagaaagaaaagaaaataatttcaatgataatgttaattaattatgtttaaaaatgAATTGTAAAGTGtccaattaaaatataatatgtgtCTGTATTTATCATCTTTTAATTAAGTATGTTTCGCCTCTCTTATATCTTTAAGAGAACAAACACACTCTTTATGCTACCTcgatattttataatatttttatttcattttaaaataatttaaaaagtagaTATAAAACCGTCAGATATGATTATATTTCAAGAGGCACTCATGAATTTTTCCTTTAAgaaacacacatacatatatacattacTTTGTAGCatcacaaaaattcaaaaaaaaaaagagcaaatGGCTAACTCTGGTATTACAAGCATGCTCTCCCTGTGGTGCAGTACAATCAATACATATATAGGTCACAAGTTCACCCCTTTATATTTTCACAAGCATTCCCTTTTAGTTCTTTCTTTATTTGTCGATCTGAAATATGTTCTTTTACGTTACCTCAAATTGATATTTATGTCATttgattttaaacatgtataaacAGATATTTGAACAtgtataaagttaaacaaaCAGACACGTGTATTCTGCGTGACATTCTATATGTGTTATGTCACATCGGACGTACAATAtctatttattcaaatttaagtATCTACTTGTGTGGATActagctaaaagttaaaaacagAAATATATGTCAGTTCAAATCAAGcagacataatatataaacatgatccATAATTTGACGTCAATTGACAACTATAACTTTTAACTTTGGacgtgcacaagtagacacttaaacttgtataataTTGAACAAACAGACACATTCATCCtactataaaataattttatattttatgtatattatgtcATGTAGAACGCGTATGCACATACATTACATCAATGATGGGCAGACAATTGGTATCATTTGAGTTCCTTAACTTAAAAGAGAGAGTGTTTTATGCTCTTTGCTTGTCTTTTAGCCTGAACTCATGGTCGCGCGTGGCTTCTTTGATTTTTGTTACGTTCCCATCCTCGATTCTTTTTTGGGACtcggaattttattttttactcgattattttctaaaatcaaattatatgaattttaatttatattttatgatatttttcttttatatgtaaaagaaaattaaaatttataatatttttcgtatattttttgaatattagaTTTTTATTCTCTCGTCCgttattatttgtcatgttaagGTCATGCACATCCTTCAAGGAAAATTTAATACAAGGTATAATTTAACTAATATAACTCTACTATACCAAGAAATATCAAAAGTCTACataactttttaattaaattacacTATCATTAAGGGCAAATTTGGGAAAAAGTGACTAAAtgtttcttgattatttaaattgacattattttggacatttttttttattatacctCCCAAACAATAGTGGACAAAGGGAgtattgtttaaaatatcgaattaatgtaatttaatttaactttgaaagtTAGTTAAATTAGCCTTAAAAAATACGAGgtgacaattaaaagtgaacaGAAGGAGAATACGTATTTTCttactatattaaaaatattttgactctTGTTTTGTACTACTCATTGGCTCATAATTTGGACATAATGACTTGTTTGACTAAAGTTGAGCAATGTAGCATGGGCACTCTCAAAATTTACGCTTACTTATTATCGAATTTAGCTACTAATTTCCTTGTTATGtgaatctat is a genomic window containing:
- the LOC107003516 gene encoding uncharacterized protein LOC107003516, with the protein product MAKKSRGNPSIKHTKTSKKKEEKPHSWAVVRSLFTCKHLQVITRPDHSQQQVILKEEKNSKVQHEGENNNNKCKKLKCSGSICSNTKVMHRSEPSPSPPKGRKLNGTSSFSSASSSSLLSTTSPATSSSIRGMPFRKLSGCYECRMVVDPIARDPSLRSNICGECGHIFMKVENLELHQAVRHAVSELGPEDTSRNIVEIIFQSSWLNKKTPVCKIDRILKIHNTPTTISRFEEYREAIKVKATNLVKKHPRCIADGNELLRFHCTTFMCSLGLNGSSNLCTSIPNCNVCNLIKNGFKLSTTTHHGTKKGILTTATSGKAHDNARVVEEEMVEEEEEKRAMLVCRVIAGRVKKNLDGNNNNNNNSNNLEEYDSIGGAAGLYSNLDELYVFNPKAILPCFVVIYKSF